From Camelina sativa cultivar DH55 chromosome 7, Cs, whole genome shotgun sequence, one genomic window encodes:
- the LOC104703851 gene encoding leucine-rich repeat extensin-like protein 2 produces MLLLPSSLRLFFFLFLLFSVCFLQIKAADDDDDISGDGIKVDPSLTFENPSLRQAYIALQSWKQAIFSDPFNFTANWNGSDVCSYNGIFCAPSPSSKTRVVAGIDLNHADMAGYLPRELGLLTDLALFHLNSNRFCGEVPITFKHMKLLFELDLSNNRFVGKFPNVVLSLPALKFLDLRYNEFEGGIPAKLFDKELDAIFLNHNRFRFGIPENMGNSPVSALVLADNDLGGCIPGSIGLMGKTLNEIILSNDNLTGCLTPQIGNLKNVTVFDISFNSLSGPLPSSIGNMKSLEQLNVANNRFTGVIPSSICQLSNLENFTYSSNFFTGDAPRCAALSGDDVAVNGSMNCIAGKERQRSSEECSSPASRPVDCSKFGCNNFLSPPPPPSFRMSPTVRVLPPPATPPPSSRMSPTFRATPPPPSFKMSPTFRATPPPPSSKMSPSVKAYSPPPPPKYEPSSPPPPSSGMSPTVRAYPPPPPPPYIYSSPPPPSPSPPPPYVYSSPPPPPPVVNCPPTAQSPPPPQYWQTPSPREYYPSPPYYQYTSSPPPSPPATYYAAQSPPPPPPVYYPPVTTSPPPPPVYYTPVTQSPPPPPVYYPPVTQSPPPPPVYYPPVTHSPPPPPVYYPPVTQSPPPPPVYYPPVTQSPSPPPPVYYPPASPNHSPPPPEYQSPPPKGCNDSPSNDHHHQTPTQPSPPPPSYDDTPLPPIRGVSYASPPPPSIPYY; encoded by the coding sequence atgtTGTTGTTACCTTCTTCTCTTCGtttattcttctttctcttcctcttgttcTCCGTTTGTTTCTTGCAGATTAAAGccgctgatgatgatgatgatataagCGGAGACGGTATCAAAGTAGACCCGAGTCTCACCTTCGAAAACCCGAGTCTTCGACAAGCCTACATTGCTCTTCAGTCATGGAAACAAGCTATTTTCTCTGATCCTTTTAACTTCACAGCTAACTGGAATGGCTCTGATGTATGTTCCTACAACGGTATCTTCTgtgctccttctccttcttcgaaaaCTCGAGTTGTTGCGGGTATTGATCTTAACCATGCGGACATGGCTGGTTATTTACCACGTGAGCTTGGTCTCCTCACTGATCTTGCTCTCTTCCATCTCAACTCAAACCGTTTCTGTGGAGAAGTTCCCATCACGTTTAAACACATGAAGCTTCTCTTCGAGCTTGACTTGAGTAACAACCGTTTCGTTGGAAAGTTCCCTAACGTTGTCTTGTCTTTGCCTGCACTCAAGTTCTTGGATCTCCGTTACAACGAGTTTGAAGGCGGTATCCCAGCTAAGCTTTTCGATAAAGAGCTCGACGCAATATTCTTGAACCATAACAGGTTTAGGTTTGGGATACCCGAAAACATGGGAAACTCTCCTGTTTCAGCTCTTGTTCTTGCTGATAACGATCTTGGAGGTTGCATACCTGGTAGTATCGGTTTAATGGGAAAGACTCTTAACGAGATCATCCTCTCTAACGATAACTTAACCGGTTGCTTAACACCACAGATCGGTAATCTCAAGAATGTGACAGTCTTCGACATCAGTTTCAACAGTTTAAGCGGTCCATTACCGTCAAGCATCGGAAACATGAAGAGTTTGGAACAGCTCAACGTTGCTAACAATAGATTCACAGGAGTTATACCAAGTAGCATTTGTCAGCTCTCTAACCTTGAGAACTTCACTTACTCTTCCAACTTCTTCACTGGCGATGCACCGAGATGCGCGGCTCTTTCGGGAGATGACGTGGCGGTTAATGGCTCGATGAATTGTATTGCTGGTAAAGAACGTCAAAGATCGTCTGAAGAGTGTTCTTCTCCAGCCTCACGCCCTGTTGATTGTAGTAAGTTTGGTTGCAACAACTTTTTATCTCCTCCGCCGCCACCGTCTTTTAGGATGTCACCTACCGTCCGAGTACTACCTCCCCCGGCAACACCGCCACCGTCTTCGAGAATGTCGCCTACGTTTAGAGCAACTCCGCCGCCGCCTTCTTTTAAGATGTCGCCTACTTTTAGAGCAACTCCGCCACCGCCTTCTTCTAAAATGTCGCCTTCCGTTAAAGCGTATTCTCCTCCGCCACCGCCGAAGTATGAGCCATCTtcgcctcctcctccttcttccgGAATGTCGCCTACCGTGAGAGCATACCCTCCGCCGCCCCCGCCGCCATACATCTACTCATCTCCCCCACCGCCGTCGccatctcctcctccgccgtatGTCTACTCATCTCCTCCGCCACCTCCGCCCGTAGTTAACTGTCCACCCACAGCACAAAGTCCACCACCGCCCCAATATTGGCAAACTCCTTCTCCAAGGGAATACTATCCATCACCGCCTTACTACCAATACACGTCTTCTCCGCCACCGTCACCACCGGCTACTTACTACGCCGCTCAATCTCCACCGCCGCCGCCTCCGGTATACTACCCACCCGTAACAACAagtcctcctccaccaccggtCTACTACACACCGGTAACACAATCTCCTCCGCCACCGCCGGTCTACTATCCGCCGGTTACACAAAGTCCACCTCCGCCACCAGTATATTACCCTCCGGTAACACACAGCCCTCCACCGCCGCCAGTCTACTATCCGCCGGTGACACAAAGCCCTCCGCCGCCACCAGTCTACTATCCGCCGGTGACACAAAGCCCTTCACCGCCGCCACCGGTCTACTATCCACCGGCAAGCCCAAACCATTCTCCGCCACCACCGGAGTATCAATCACCACCACCAAAGGGATGCAACGACAGTCCAAGTAACGATCATCACCACCAAACACCAACACAACCTTCTCCGCCGCCTCCGTCATACGACGACACACCTCTTCCGCCTATCCGCGGTGTCTCTTACGCGTCACCTCCTCCACCATCAATCCCATACTACTAA
- the LOC104703852 gene encoding rho GDP-dissociation inhibitor 1-like — MALDDEKNEGEASGETSEKEIGLSRQNSQSSLSPTEDDEDDEDKKLQLGPMIALKEQLEKDKDDESLRRWKEQLLGVVDLEDVGETPDPVVKILELTIRSPDREEMVLTIPEDGLPNPKGPWFTIKEGSKYTLVFNFRVTNNIVSGLRYNNTVWKTGVKVDSTKAMLGTFSPQAEPYQRVMPEETTPSGMFARGSYSARTKFVDDDNKCYLEINYTFDIRKSWQ; from the exons ATGGCTTTGGATGATGAGAAGAATGAAGGAGAAGCTTCAGGAGAGACATCAGAAAAAGAAATTGGGTTAAGCAGACAGAACAGTCAGAGCTCTTTGTCTCCGACagaggatgatgaagacgatgaagacAAGAAGCTCCAACTCGGTCCCATGATCGCTCTCAAAGAACAACTTGAGAAAGACAAG GATGATGAAAGCTTGAGGAGATGGAAGGAACAGCTTCTTGGCGTCGTGGATTTAGAGGATGTTGGAG AGACACCGGATCCGGTAGTAAAGATACTAGAACTCACAATTAGATCACCGGACAGAGAGGAAATGGTATTGACGATACCCGAGGATGGGTTGCCGAACCCGAAAGGCCCTTGGTTTACCATAAAGGAAGGTTCTAAGTACACTCTTGTCTTCAACTTCCGTGTCACAAACAATATCGTTTCAGGCCTTCGCTATAACAATACCGTATGGAAAACTGGTGTTAAGg TGGATAGTACGAAAGCAATGCTTGGGACGTTTAGTCCTCAAGCTGAGCCTTACCAACGTGTAATGCCTGAAGAAACGACACCGTCTGGTATGTTTGCTAGAGGATCCTATTCCGCAAGAACTAAG TTCGTTGATGACGATAATAAGTGCTACTTGGAGATCAACTACACCTTCGACATCCGCAAGAGTTGGCAATGA